The sequence GGAGATGAGGGGGCTCGACCAATCGGCTTCTCACGCACCGCAAATTATAGCATTGATAAGGGGGGAAGTAAAATCGTGGTGTTATCGTAGACTCTTGACGATGAGCGCGGTTTGAATctgaagataaaaaaaaattacacaGGCGTCAAAATGCCAGTATCCCAAAGTTTTGCTGTTTAGGAATCTAGATGTGGCAAAAGTGTTCTTAATTAGCATGAATTTCGACAAGATGAAGAGTTATACTTTAAGCTTGATAACGTGTAACTGCCCATCGATTATGTATTTTGCTCCCTATGCACTTttaagtttcttttttagcgATTAATCAATTTTTCCCAGCGCGTGGAATTGAAGAGCAGTTCTACGTTTGATCGGTTAAAAATTTCACATAGCTGTGGTATAACTATATCGGCCAATCCCAATTGAGAGGAGGTTTTTAGCAAGCCATATAGCAAAAATAGTACCAATTCCGTGTTCTATAATTCTACAGTGATTAAACAGAGCAGTATCTATCCATCCATTACATAGTTGAGACAAAACGCAGATGCTTGCTCCGCATACATAACTATCAATATTGCTATTGAAACTGCCTGATGTAATATCAAATCTTACAAGTATTAATCCAACCATAAGAAAACGAGTAAACCAATCACATAGCGGTTCGGTGACCATAAATTAGGGGGCTTATCATTGTAAAACGAGGCTGGAGAGCGGGGATTCCACTAATAAGCAAAGGTGTGAACTTGGATTAGGTATTGCCAAGGTTGTGATGGCCTTGGCTTGGTAGGCGTTGATTCTCTCCATTGGGGATAAGAGACTTTCGAATTGTTCATTCTGATTAACATTTTGGTTAATATGGTAATTTCTACGGTGCAAATGAGGAATTTAATCACCTAACATTATGGTAACCTATGATATTATTGAATGGGAAGCGATGGGATAGTCGCGTTATGTAGAGGTTAGGTGCGTGGCTCTCCAAGCCTATGTGTCCGACGTATAATATTCGCACCAAACCTGCAGGGGTTTGAGAAGTGCGTGTAATGCCAACCTTCGaagttttcttctcttcatatATTTGTATTGCGTATTCTCAATAATATGTTATCTATGTTTAAATGATGTAAGATCATGATGGCTGCCTAGATGTATCTAATTCCAATCTATCGATCTAAAATCAAGGTTGCCATAAGATCCAGAACAACCTCTATGATTGACATTTCCAAGCGGGCGAATGCAAAATGATTTTTCATTTCTGCGTCTGTTACCAACACAATTATTTGTGCAACCGCTGCATACAACAATTTGAGAGCTGGGAGTGGAGGCTGTATGGGTGGGAAACACAACCAGGCTCATGAAAATCAGGCGACCAATCCTAAGGAGACAGCAAAGCTTCCAAATATATCAAGACCCTAAATTAAATGAAATGTCTCGGCTTGGTGTCCTATTTCGACTAAACCCGCGGCTGAAGTCGCCAGGATTAGCTGCTGGTTGTTCAGCTGAGGCCATCGGCCACGGAACCGCGCCGAGAAATATGAAATGCTACTCCGTACAGATGCCTTAGTAtgactattattattattattattattattattactctTACTATTTACTAAGCTGAAAATTCCTCGTTGCTTTTGTCGTAGACTAGATGCCTCGAACTTGGAGCCAAAGACGAGTACTACACGGAGAAGATAGGTGTAGGTGTAggtctttccttttcttttttctttcttttttccagTATACCATGAGCGATCTATAAATAAGAAGCATATTCTCGACTATCATTTGTATGAATCATCAAAACACAAATTGTCTACCATCATACACATCTCCTGAGAACATACGCAACAAAAGTTTTTTATCACAAGCTCAGCGTTGTATCAAGAGCCTCTCCGAGAATCGTCCATAGCTTGTTGCGATAAAAAGTTTTCAACATGAATCCATGTATTTCCCACCAATTCGCATTTTTGTGACGAGTTGCTAACACTTTTTCTACATTTCAAGCTTCCACAGCAACCCAAGACCATGAACACGGATCGATTCTCGACGATGTCTCATCATCCCATATTTATCCTACTACACCTATTCCTAATGGAATATTCGCACGCCCTATTGAATCATTTGCATCGATCCCTAAAGAAGCTCCTGAGCAAGCTCGTAATCGAATGACCTACGCTTCTTTTGGGCGTGAAGGCATCACAGCAACTGCAAGCGCATATGGTCATTTATTACAAATCACGCGCTATTTTGGGAATAAACCCTCCGGGTTCTTCTGTGTCGACCTTCCTCATATATCCAACCCTTTTTATGTTAAAACCCGCATGGAAAATTTGCAAAGCTCCTCCAAAGACTTTACTAAAGGGATgcgtcttctctttcatgATGCTAAGGAGAGTAAAAGTTGGATACCAGATGGTGAAATACCAGCCATGAGCTTTATCCAAGATCGTTGGCCGTCATTCATCACACACACCCCAATATTTGACCTTAAGATACAGTACTACATATTTGATAATACTGTGTATCAGACATATATATTTACGCTTAAAGATAAACTATCGCTCCCTCAGCTAGTCCCAGTATTAGCGATAAGCGTCAAGTTGCTTCTTCGAAATCTCAACTTCATGGAAGACAATGACGAAAACAAACGTGAAGGAAGTCATTTCAACTATGGTTACCGAGAGTGGAATGATGGCCATTCTATAATGAGAAAACACGAGATTCGTTCATCTGGACAGGCGGGCCGAGACGTTGTTGCTTTGTCTATATCGCCGTTCTTAAACGGACGCCGTCAAAAGATTACACTGGCTGAACATGGTGGAGTTGACGGATATTGCACGATACAACCAGATGCACAAGCATTAAATGACTTGAAAAATGACAGAAAGTTAGAGGTCACGCTAGCTTATACACTAGAGCTGTCTTCGTCAAACTCCTTGGACGACATGCTCCAGCCCGTTTATTCTGCATATTATTCTAGCTTTCAGAAAATTATTGGAACCCCACTTGCGACAATACCGTTTACTCAAGATGAGCATCTCAATTTTACTATAAGGCGAAACTTGGAGCATATTCTCTCGGTTTGCTGCATTCCTATCCGAAAACTTTTAAGAGATGTCCCCCCTGCCCATGGCAGTTCAGCAAACCACATCCATACTCGTGAAGTGCCGCCACCGCTAATTGCTTTAACGTGTGGAGATATTTCAGGTCATCGAGTTGAGCCCTCAGCGAGCTTGTGAGTTTAAGAGTTTGAATCACTTCATGCTAGACTATAAGAAGAGGCTAATGAATGTAGCTATGCTTTTCAGTTTATACTTGGTTTATTggaatactttaaaaatgcCAGACAGAATTGTGCCTGCGCATCGGAGAACAGGAGTCTGTGCAAAAAATATGGTTGTGGGATGTATTCCCGAGTCCGGGATGCATGTCTGGGACATTTGAAGTGGATTTGCCATTGCTATGCTCAAAGGGAGATGGGGCCAGTTCGTCACTCCATTCCTAGTTTCTGGGCCAGCGGGAAAGCAATATCCGATTGGGAGAATAAATTTGGGTTATCACAATCTCCTCTTACTACCATAATATTTCAAGTTATCAAAGCTGGATCTTTCTGTCAAACAATAGCAGACGAGGATTTACGACGCGACATAGCTGCGGATTTTAAAGATATCATCCGGCACTTCATTTTAGGTCTTCAccgaaataaaaaaaggagcgaGTACGTTTTCCCGCGCTTTAGAGAAGAGATGCCGCAGACATTTTATACCAGCGATCACGCCAAATTTTGGTGGGCTATCAAATCTGCGGAAGTCATACTCGGTTCGAACTCATACCTCAACCCCAGCTCATCAATGAAGATAGCAAAGAGCGAGATAAGCTACTCCTCTAATGATATTCAAAGAAGTATCCACAAGAATTTCATTGCTGAGAATCCGGACGCGGCAAGCACTTTAACTACGGTTTCCCGTAGTCTTTCTAAGAATGAATATCTGCTGGGGATTGATGACACTGTTCTCTTTTATACTATGGATAACGGGTTATTTGATAAACCCAAAGCTATTCAAGATGAATCTGATATTTGGGGAAGTAAAATCGATGCATGGGAGAATACAGTTAATTATCAAGCGTTGAGTACAGAAGTTGGTCACGATGCCGCCCGAAGCCGTCCACTTCAGCTGGCCTTAGCCACAATTATATCAGCAAATAATAAATGTATTGGTTCTCAGTCAGCAGAAGACACATATAAAGACGCAAAATCGGTACTTCTCTCCAGCACTTCGCCCAATGGGCTCTTTCCAGGCCAATTAGATAAGGACTACCAGCCCACTTTATTCGATCGCCAGTCTGCCCGAGACCTCTTTTGGCACACTACATTCGAAATTCCTTACATTTTATGGAAATACCGGGCACCGGTATTTACAAATAAGGGTGTGGTCACTCAATCATTAAAAAAATCATTGCATAAGATCGCCCAGCGGATGGAGAAAATACTCGACCATCAGGATGCAATGGCAAGAGCACCGAGGTCGCTAGTCTATGAGGTAAGCTTGGAAATCAGACTCAATGGGTTGTTACTAACATTACCGATCAGAGTAACATAATGGAAATCTCAGATGAATGGCTATATCACGAGCCAAGCTTCTTCAACGGCCCTCACAATTTATCAGATGCAGCCATGAGAAATTTCTGTAAAACTCATGATGCACTCTACGGATCAGTAATACAGAAAGCAATTGAAAATAAACTGAACGACCAAGATAACATAAGCATTCCGATAGACAGGACTGTTGAAGAAGGATATATTATTGATGTGCCAAAGAAAGACCAGGTCGAAGACGCGACAGGTAGATATTGGCATCTTGAGTTCGTCCAAACAAAAAATGTCAAACACATTATTAAGAGAGAACGAACCTCGACAAGCGCAAAGAAgagatttttatattttcgCCCTCTCACACTTGCTACCGCATTGGCTTGCTACATTGCATCTTCTGAGCAAGAAGCTATTTCTGCTTACTTTGATCGACACGCATCATACAGTCGATATTTCTTGGGAGAAACAACGGCAGCGCTCAACAAATGGGTGACTGAGCTGCATCTTCCTTTCTATCGGATTacgaaaaaaaatctttccGTTCCCATGCATGCTAATCTCCCTAATGTAATCACACTCCCCGGTGAAGGAAGCGAGGAGAATTTGCATTGGATTAGTCGAACTACAATGAGTTTTCGAGTCGATGGAGATATTTTTGACCGTTTCTGGACATGTCATTTCATTGAATATAATCAATGGAAGATGAACAAGGAAGGAGGGATTGCATCTGACATCATTAAGATtgcaaataaaaagattGGTGCGTCACAGGGGGGTCCATGGAGACAGCGAAAGGTCTTAGAGCTTGTCTTACTTGATATGATGCTGGACGAGATGCTAGACGCTGCAAAACAAATCCTTCTTGATGTTCAAGGGAGGGTTGAAAAACATTTGAAACTCGCCACTCGTCAAcaggatggagatgagacCGCGCTTATATCCGCAATTTCAGATCGTTTTAATCTCATTGATAAACTCGATAACAACACATTCCAGCACTTAAGCCATCTATGGAATGATCTACGGCGAATACTTCAAGTCATCAAAGACGAACTTTATGAAAATTTGAAGACAATTCAGCTGTGGACGGATCGAGGCAAAGAGCAAGGACGAGATAAACCACGATGGACAGCCAATGATGAGCGAAAATACCGAAGAGCTATATTCAAGCTGCAGGAATCAAACGGCCAAAAAATTCATGAACTATACCGTTTTATCACTACTATCACGTATTTTGACACGGCCCTCacaaagaaaatagagaATGTGCGCAATGAACGTGACTACCGTGGCAACAATGATATTCGCCTTTTCACGTACGTTACAGTCGTTTTCGTCCCACTCAGTTTCGGTACCAGCTTGTATAGCATGAGCGGATCGCCTTCACCACAAACGATTGTACACATGGTTATAACTGCAGCCGTTGCCCTGTTGGTTACTACCTTTGCTTTGGTTAACGCCAATCTGTTGGACAAAGGCTTGAGGCCTATTTTCAATGGAGCTAGTCGTATATCTGAGTCGGTTGCTAAACCAGCATATCATGGGATTTTCATATCAGTGCATTGGATAACTAAACTATTATATGACAAATTAGTCGACCCAGTCTTCTACCTCCTAGCGCGCTATTTGTTCATTCCactcttttataaattaaagcgtTCTGAATTTCTTCTCCCCGAAGCTATCGAAGACATTGTTGGCTTGATTAAAAGATTGAAACCAGTTGCCAAGGCATATAAAAACTGGAAACAGAAAGAGGAAGCCGAAGCAATCGAATCAGAAATGCAAAATAGAGTAAATATTCAAGAGCTCTTTAGACAATCGGACTCCTCTATGGAAAGCTGAATATTATGTGGAAGGAGAAATATTATAGCAAGTTGGAGGATAATTAACACACTTAAACATTACAATTAGAGGCTAGATGAAAATAAAGCAAGCGGAGATTTCGCCAATGAGCAGAGAATGCGGTAAATTAAGATTGTggctaaaaatattactaggATGAAGGTATGAATGAGAAATTAGAAAGGAGTGAATAAGTTGGAAAAGATTTGGGGGATATCAAGAATTTCATCAAATAAATGCCCCTTATTGGCACTTCCCCCAACTAAGCGCGCCTAAACCTTGCAGGAGAAGCAGTGCCGTTATTTTGTACTCTGTCAGCGTCTTTTGAGTTCCGCTACTTATCGTCTTTGCAGTTTATTGGTTGAATAAAGACATATTACGCATCCTTGTTTATTTAACTGTTTTGCAGTGTAGTATCTacctcttatatatatatatatatatataaacaaggGAGTTATTTAAACTgtaaagaagcaaaacttTATGTGACCGCGCCGCATTAAGGACTAGATCAGGACCAGGTTATGTAGCATGGCCATCTCGACTTGTAATGTTGTtatagcaaagaaagaatattaag comes from Trichoderma asperellum chromosome 3, complete sequence and encodes:
- a CDS encoding uncharacterized protein (EggNog:ENOG41~TransMembrane:4 (i703-723o735-756i777-794o800-817i)), with translation MPQTFYTSDHAKFWWAIKSAEVILGSNSYLNPSSSMKIAKSEISYSSNDIQRSIHKNFIAENPDAASTLTTVSRSLSKNEYLLGIDDTVLFYTMDNGLFDKPKAIQDESDIWGSKIDAWENTVNYQALSTEVGHDAARSRPLQLALATIISANNKCIGSQSAEDTYKDAKSVLLSSTSPNGLFPGQLDKDYQPTLFDRQSARDLFWHTTFEIPYILWKYRAPVFTNKGVVTQSLKKSLHKIAQRMEKILDHQDAMARAPRSLVYESNIMEISDEWLYHEPSFFNGPHNLSDAAMRNFCKTHDALYGSVIQKAIENKLNDQDNISIPIDRTVEEGYIIDVPKKDQVEDATGRYWHLEFVQTKNVKHIIKRERTSTSAKKRFLYFRPLTLATALACYIASSEQEAISAYFDRHASYSRYFLGETTAALNKWVTELHLPFYRITKKNLSVPMHANLPNVITLPGEGSEENLHWISRTTMSFRVDGDIFDRFWTCHFIEYNQWKMNKEGGIASDIIKIANKKIGASQGGPWRQRKVLELVLLDMMLDEMLDAAKQILLDVQGRVEKHLKLATRQQDGDETALISAISDRFNLIDKLDNNTFQHLSHLWNDLRRILQVIKDELYENLKTIQLWTDRGKEQGRDKPRWTANDERKYRRAIFKLQESNGQKIHELYRFITTITYFDTALTKKIENVRNERDYRGNNDIRLFTYVTVVFVPLSFGTSLYSMSGSPSPQTIVHMVITAAVALLVTTFALVNANLLDKGLRPIFNGASRISESVAKPAYHGIFISVHWITKLLYDKLVDPVFYLLARYLFIPLFYKLKRSEFLLPEAIEDIVGLIKRLKPVAKAYKNWKQKEEAEAIESEMQNRVNIQELFRQSDSSMES
- a CDS encoding uncharacterized protein (EggNog:ENOG41); translated protein: MNPSSTATQDHEHGSILDDVSSSHIYPTTPIPNGIFARPIESFASIPKEAPEQARNRMTYASFGREGITATASAYGHLLQITRYFGNKPSGFFCVDLPHISNPFYVKTRMENLQSSSKDFTKGMRLLFHDAKESKSWIPDGEIPAMSFIQDRWPSFITHTPIFDLKIQYYIFDNTVYQTYIFTLKDKLSLPQLVPVLAISVKLLLRNLNFMEDNDENKREGSHFNYGYREWNDGHSIMRKHEIRSSGQAGRDVVALSISPFLNGRRQKITLAEHGGVDGYCTIQPDAQALNDLKNDRKLEVTLAYTLELSSSNSLDDMLQPVYSAYYSSFQKIIGTPLATIPFTQDEHLNFTIRRNLEHILSVCCIPIRKLLRDVPPAHGSSANHIHTREVPPPLIALTCGDISGHRVEPSASL